A window of the Brassica napus cultivar Da-Ae chromosome C5, Da-Ae, whole genome shotgun sequence genome harbors these coding sequences:
- the LOC106367443 gene encoding paramyosin yields MTSGADEDADAVLSDVESDEPAPVVLNDPPPREEAQDERLTELIAELDREKKAREAAESSKSDLQASFNRLKALAHEAIKKRDESKRERDEALKEKENLSKELESVSKGKDEVLKKLDEAVRSRDGLKAEIETSSHMLVSGIEKISGKVSSFKNFSNGGLPKSQKYTGLASVAYGVIKRTHEIVEELVKQIDTTAKSRNEAREQMDQRNYEIAIEVSQLESTISNLRLEVAEKASLVDDLERDVSEKDKRVTELEKGNLEKLSVLEGEVVELKQLVDEYDGKLKTMEMKMVAQRPLLMDQLSLVSKIHDQLNEVVKIVDGNSSEQSESFFMPQETDMEENIRASLAGMESIFELTKVVSGKTQSLVEEKSHELKKLNETVGLLVKEKEHIGTLLRSALSKRMISEQSSQKNEMFQAAENGLRDVGIDFKSKSQESLGDSQDDHSTEENEIYSLASTLENIVKASQLKIVELQHSLEESREEISSLRKQLDSQTKELNQRMRQIEELKEKERIANENVEGLMTDIAAAEEEIARWKVAAEQEAAAGGAVEQDFTSQLHVLKEELEEAKQAIKESEKKLKFKEETAAAAMGARDAAERSLKLADNRATRLRERIQDLNRKIEELETHRDMSTSNRARYVCWPWQLLGIDFVGGRRIESEQEQSSNEMELAEPLL; encoded by the exons ATGACTAGCGGAGCCGACGAGGACGCAGATGCCGTCCTCAGCGACGTTGAATCCGACGAACCAGCGCCCGTCGTTCTAAACGATCCTCCTCCTCGGGAAGAGGCACAAGACGAGAGGCTGACGGAGCTAATCGCGGAGCTAGATCGCGAGAAGAAGGCTCGAGAAGCCGCCGAGAGTTCGAAATCGGATCTCCAAGCGTCGTTCAACCGGCTCAAGGCACTTGCTCACGAGGCGATCAAGAAGCGCGACGAGTCCAAGAGGGAGCGAGACGAAGCcttgaaggagaaggagaatcTATCGAAGGAGCTCGAGAGTGTGAGTAAAGGTAAAGATGAGGTTTTGAAGAAGCTTGACGAGGCTGTGAGATCTAGAGATGGTTTGAAAGCTGAGATTGAGACTTCCTCTCATATGCTGGTCTCTGGGATTGAGAAGATATCGGGTAAAGTTAGCAGCTTTAAGAATTTCTCGAACGGAGGTCTCCCGAAGTCTCAGAAGTACACTGGTTTGGCCTCTGTTGCCTATGGGGTTATCAAGCGTACGCATGAGATCGTGGAGGAGCTTGTTAAGCAGATTGATACGACTGCGAAGTCGAGGAACGAAGCTAGGGAGCAGATGGACCAGCGGAACTACGAGATAGCTATTGAAGTTTCTCAATTGGAATCGACGATTAGTAACTTGCGGTTGGAGGTTGCGGAGAAGGCTTCACTTGTTGATGATTTGGAGAGGGATGTGAGTGAGAAAGACAAGAGGGTTACTGAGCTTGAGAAAGGTAATTTAGAGAAGTTAAGTGTCCTTGAAGGTGAAGTTGTGGAGCTGAAACAGTTGGTTGATGAGTATGATGGGAAGTTGAAGACTATGGAAATGAAGATGGTAGCGCAGCGTCCTTTGTTGATGGATCAGCTGAGTCTTGTGTCAAAGATCCATGACCAGCTTAACGAGGTTGTGAAGATAGTTGACGGAAATAGTTCAGAACAGTCTGAGTCTTTCTTTATGCCTCAAGAGACAGATATGGAGGAGAACATTCGAGCTTCTTTAGCAGGTATGGAATCCATCTTCGAACTGACCAAAGTGGTTTCTGGGAAAACACAAAGTTTGGTGGAAGAGAAAAGCCATGAGCTGAAGAAGTTGAACGAAACCGTGGGTCTGTTAGTGAAAGAGAAGGAACATATTGGTACTTTACTGAGGAGCGCTTTGTCCAAAAGAATGATATCGGAGCAGTCATCCCAGAAAAACGAAATGTTTCAAGCTGCAGAGAATGGTTTGAGGGATGTTGGTATTGATTTCAAATCCAAGTCTCAGGAATCTCTTGGTGATAGTCAAGATGACCATAGTACAGAAGAGAATGAAATATATTCTCTG GCAAGCACATTGGAGAATATTGTCAAGGCATCTCAACTCAAGATTGTTGAACTGCAGCATTCGTTGGAGGAATCAAG GGAAGAGATTAGTTCTCTGAGGAAACAATTGGACTCTCAGACAAAGGAGCTTAACCAGAGAATGCGCCAAATAGAAGAACTTAAAGAAAAGGAGAGAATAGCGAATGAAAAT GTTGAAGGTCTTATGACTGACATTGCTGCTGCGGAAGAAGAAATAGCGAGATGGAAAGTAGCAGCTGAGCAGGAGGCTGCTGCTGGTGGAGCTGTTGAACAAGACTTCACGTCACAG CTGCATGTGCTTAAAGAAGAACTTGAAGAGGCAAAGCAAGCGATTAAAGAATCAGagaagaaactaaagtttaaGGAAGAGACGGCCGCAGCAGCCATGGGTGCAAGGGATGCAGCCGAGAGATCTCTGAAACTCGCAGACAATAGGGCAACTAGGTTGAGGGAAAGAATACAAGATCTAAACCGTAAAATTGAAGAATTAGAAACCCATCGAGATATGAGTACTTCAAACAGAGCTAGGTATGTGTGTTGGCCATGGCAACTTCTGGGGATTGATTTTGTGGGAGGTCGAAGAATTGAGTCGGAACAAGAACAGAGTTCCAACGAGATGGAACTCGCTGAACCTCTGTTATGA